In the Diospyros lotus cultivar Yz01 chromosome 13, ASM1463336v1, whole genome shotgun sequence genome, CCCGACACCGCCTTCCTCTGTTTCTCATTTGAGTTAAAAATGTAgtctttttacaaaaaaaaaaaattgtaagagaaatattattattattattattatatatatatataagtaggattaataacattattatataaatttgatgACAGTAATTAATCATATCTTGCCGGCCGTTTAAGAATACAATATCTCATCAACCGGATGCTACAAATGAAAGCCCTCTAAATGGTGGATGGATCATTCAATGAAAAGGTCAATAAATTGAGCAACCACATCAAGACATGTGATTATGAAACGAAGAAAGAAACCCAACATTCATTCGGACGCTTTAAAAGCTTTGACCTCGTGAAAGGGTGTTTCAGTAATTCCACATTTTGCTGTAGTGACGAACACGTTAAGGGGCTTAGTCCCCACACTGGTTTGTCATTAACCAGCCGTTGATTAGGGGAaacaaaaaggagaagaagaggaaggggaagaagaagaaggtggtgGAGGACAGCTGCTAGTTTCTTCTTTCAGTTCTCTCGTCTTCCTCGAATTTCCCAGCGTTTTCTTCCTTTCTCGTATGTGTAAAAGCTGCTTTGTTCTTTCTGTCCCCTTATTTCCCTTTTTTATGTTATCTTCTGCCATGAACTATCAAACCTGAAACAGTCccgagaggaaggaagagagcTACAAGAAGACAAAGAGAAAACCATTTACAGTCTATATTTATTGGGTTTTGATTTCAGCTCTTGGAAATCGGAATTGTTTTGGGTTTCTGCTTAAGTTGattattctttgttttttttcttttcttctgttgTTGGTTAAAGATTGGAGCAGGAGATGGGCAACTGCTTAGATTCTTCTGCGAGAGTTGATGCTGCTAATAGCCCCAATACAAATAATGGTAATACTTCCATCTGTTGCTTGCTCTGTTTTCTATTTGGAGGTTATTATCAGTAGagcagaaagaaaaacaaaagagaaaggaaaactTTCTTTTGGAGTTAAATACTTCTTTGTCCACATATATCTAGATCATGGTTTTCTTGTTTTAGCACTGAAACCTGATAGTAAATTCAGggatttcctcttctttttttttccccttaaaTTTGTCTTAAGGGATTTTGGGTATGAACCCTAATTGGCATGGGTTTATTTGAGAGACAGTTCTGCTGGATGTTCcctcaaaacatattttggtttctttaattgtttttcctttttttaggGTTTTCATCACTTGTAAGGCCTCAGGCTTTAGCAATCTGTACACCTCTGCTCTTCGGCAAGGTTTTGTGGCTGGTCTCAGATGTTTTATTGTTGATACCTGTTGTGGATTTTAATGGCttgttttcatttaattaagtcAAGGTCTGACTCTTTTATGAAATTAGCTATAAAATCCACTTAAGGATTCACTTTTATTCTTTGGCAAGATGTTCACATTTAGCTAAAACATGTATTGAAGTGTCCGATTTTGGGTTTTACTAttgatgtttcttttcttttcctttccgaGTACTTTTCTGGACACTTTAAATAGTCATGGAAGCTGCTAGTTTTAGTTTGAGGCTCGAAATAAGATGCACATCTTTGAATAATGTCAAAAATTTGGAAAGCCAGTGCTTTTTGTGTCTTATAACTTATCAGGCACTCTTTCTGCATTTGGGTGCACTATTTTTAACAATATGCTGTCAtctttacttttaaaaaaaagtacGGATATGATCTTTAGATGAAATAAGGCAGGTGGTAGTGTAAATGGGAACTATGTCCAAAAAAAGGAGGGTCAATTATACCTTGTGAACTTACGAACCCTCTTAACCTAGGTTGAACAGTTTAATACTATGTTAGGGACATCCTTCTCCATTTAATTGATCTATAGATGGCTCACCCAAAAATATATCCAATCATATTGGAGTATTAAGATGTTATAACATCGAAAGTATCAGAGCACCCTGCTATAGAAAAACAGCTCTGAATTCACATAAAGGGATCTGCCCGGTCATGATACCAATCCTTCATTAGtttagagtttttttcttttccaaattcTCCTCAAGTATTTCTAGTGGAAACTAGTAAAATAGTATAGTTTCAGATATAATCTCAACTTTCCAGGATGGGTATTTAGATGTATGCGTATAGCTATTTATTTCAGGTAGGAGCAAAGGGGGAGCAATGCATGTGTTGCAGTCCGAGCAAGCTATTATTAGCAACAAAAGAGTTCTGATGGACTTTATCTCTGTTCTCCCTTTTTCTGGGCTACATCCTTGTTTCATAACTTCAGTTTTGAGTCTCAAATACTACAAAccaattttattgaatttatttatggtttggtcAGAGGTGTGGAAGAGATTCTTTCTGTCACATAAAGCATAATCTGCCACTACTGCCCCAGACTCCACTTGCTAGAAAGGCTTCAATCCTTGATTAATTTTCTAGCGGAAGGAGAAAGTGCTTTTTTAGCTTTGTAGCATCAAGGGCTTTTCCCCAGTGTCTTCGTGACTGCTGGTTTTCCATATCCTAAATTATTGTGGTTGTCCAGCATCAGGCTTCGTGTCATTGAAAGGTTATAGATGTCTTCACGATAATTCCTTCAATAGTAACCCTCTGACATTACAACTTCCCCTactttgatatttcaaaatggACTGGCATATTACAGCTGGAGGGAGGGTCAATTCCACTGGCAGGTAGGGCCATAGGTTGTACTAATTTTAACTAGGTGGTTCAAGGTTCTAGGAGAATAAATTGACTTaataaaaggaagaaagattCAGATTCTGGGAGAAGTGGGTGCTTGAAGGTTCTAGGAGAATAAATTCACTTATCAAAAGAAGAGTGAAAAGGTTCTAGGAGAATTAGTGCACTAGGATTAACCCTTGGAGTCTAACATAGAATTCGTCTATAGATGAGAACAAGCTCACGGGCCATATCTAAGAATGTGTCTTGTCCTATTAGTCCTGAGTCTCAAATTGTTCGATTTTCTCCTATGGTTGTAGCGAATATGTCACAAGGACAACACCTGCGACCAGCAATCCCCTTATTTTTTCCATGAAAGGCCCAAGGAGCTGTACAAATCCTATGTGTTAACGGAGTAGCTTTGACCTCCTACCTAGCTGCTGGGCCAACGCAGCTAGTTATCCCTTCATCACTACTTTTACTCATCATCCACCATCACTCCAATGATGCTCATGGTCTGCTCCCAAGGCAAGTATAGGCGTCAAAATGACCTGAGACCGTAGCCATCGATACAGAgcagattttatattttagatgAATTCATACAGAGTTTGCATGACGTTATTTAGCTCTTCATACTAACAAGAGGGATTCACCTAAGGAAATCCTTCTCCGGTCCTTTTAGCAATGAAAAGTAAGAATTGGAAAATTGATGAAATGGGAGTGGAAACGAAAAGGATAAAGGATGTATTGCTCTTATCTTGATGTAaacccacccccccccccccccaaaaaaaaaaaaaaaaaaacaaaatgtggagACCGAAATGTTCTAGGAGATTCCCACTCTGAATACTGAAACCAAACCCGCAACAACAACCAGGAGGTCAGCTACACTACACTGAACCAAACATGCATGAAAAGAAGTGTTTTGACATACTGTGATGCATAAGTTTTTCATGTGAACCAACAAGTTGGTACTGAAGGAGAATGAAGATTCAGAACTTGGAATTTGAACCCTGCTGCTGTACTTGTGATACTGTCAACTTGAATTCGAGCTTGTCAATCGggtatatgtatttttggtGTTCTAAATTATCATAAGTTTGTAATGGAACTGCATTGTTTGAGACGCCCATGGATGGGGTGTCTATTTGAGCAGAGACTAGTTTTCAGTTCTGTCTTAATTCCCTGCCATTATTGTTCTGCAAAACTCACTACATTTGTTTTTAACTAATATTAGGTTTTTCTTTACTGATCTATCTCAGGGATCTCAAAAACTACTAGCAAAACTGGCACTTATTCAGCTCGTTCCAGCCTTACATTAATATCTTACAGTGAAAAGAGTGCTGAAACTCTTCCTACTCCCCGATCTGAAGGGGAAATATTGTCTTCTTCTAATGCGAAACCCTTCTCCTTTAATGAGTTAAGGAATGCCACCAGAAACTTCCGTCCCGACAGTCTTCTTGGTGAAGGAGGCTTTGGATATGTTTTCAAAGGATGGATCGATGAACACACTACTGCCGCTGCTAAACCTGGATCTGGTATTGTCGTTGCAGTAAAGAAGCTTAAACCTGAGGGTTTTCAGGGCCATAAGGAGTGGCTGGTATGTTTTTCTCCATTACTAGCTAAATATACTCCCGCTTTTTGGGTTGGTTTATTTAGTAGTACAAACCATTTTGCAGACAGAAGTTAACTATCTTGGCCAACTTCATCACCCAAATCTGGTTAAACTTATTGGCTACTGCTCAGAGGGTGACAACCGGCTATTGGTTTATGAGTTTATGCCAAAAGGGAGCTTGGAAAATCATCTGTTTCGAAGTAAGTAGCACATTTTTAACGAAATTTGGAGGAAACTCCATTAGTTTCATTTTAgctttataattattttagtatGTGTTTGCTTCCACCACCATAATGTTTCTTCTGTTTTTCCACTTTCCTTCTTGAAGTGTTAAGTCACAAGGCTGGTAACTGTTAAGTCATATCCTTTTACCCAGATGCTACTATGGAGTATAAGTTCTGGCACATTTAGTTTGAAGTGGCTTTGACATGATCCCAGGTCCTATCACCTGTTACATATTTTGAGCAGTAGTAACCTTTGAGAGAAACAGAAGCTGAAAGGAAGCTGTCACGCCTTCTCTTCTGTTAAGTATGACCGACCAACCATAAACCCCAGGCCGAAACTTAAGGAACATGAAGCCTAAGATCCATTCAGCACCACAATCCAACTGACGGGTGCCTCAAGTAATGTCCCTCGGGTTGCCTCGTTTAGGATTTTGGGTGTTTCAAAAGCTATCTGCTCCATTTTTGTGCATCCTCGGAGAACGGGGCAGTGTTGGAGTGCAGCTTTTTtttcattcatctttcttttttcatattcatatttgcTATTGGAATGACTTGCATCCTTGAGGGTATTTTAGATCTGACTCTTGGCTGTCGTTCTAGCTAGCAATAAAATCGAACTAATGAGGATCTATGGAGCCTTTTGATGCTACTTTAATTGTAGTTCACTTACATTACAGGTAATGACTTACGCCTTGCGTGGGTTTTGCAGGAGGACCTCAGCCACTTCCCTGGGCAACAAGGATGAAAGTGGCAATAGGTGCAGCTAAAGGCCTCTGCTTTCTGCATGATGCCGAAGAGCAAGTCATTTATCGTGATTTTAAGGCTTCGAACATCCTTCTAGATGCGGTATgctaaataaaagaaagatattTGTGAATTTCTTTGGCATTTACTTGAGGAAAACTATGCTGATATCGCTAGCTCGTCTAGAAATCCGATCTTATTATATCGATCATGCTGCTCTGCTTCGATTCAGGACTTCAACGCGAAACTGTCCGACTTTGGCTTGGCTAAGGCTGGACCAACCGGTGATAGGACACACGTTTCGACTCAAGTAATGGGCACTCATGGCTATGCCGCACCCGAGTATGTTGCTACAGGTACATGTACATCATCAATTTTCCATTCCTGCACTTATTTATTGAGGCAACGGCTAGTATGTGCTAAATCTCGTGAGGATGAACAGGTCGGCTGACGGCAAAGAGCGACGTATACAGCTTCGGGGTTGTGTTGCTGGAACTACTGTCCGGGCGCCGGGCTGTTGACAAATCAAAATCCGGTGTGGAACAGAATCTAGTGGGATGGGCAAAGCCATACTTGGACGATAAACGAAAACTGTTCAGGATCATGGACACAAAGTTGGGGGGTCAGTACCCCCAAAAAGGGGCTCATGGCGCGGCCACCCTTGCCTTGCAGTGCCTGTGCACCGAGGCCAAACTCCGGCCACGTATGTCAGAGGTATTGGCAAGACTAGAACAGCTCCAGGCGCCCAAAAATGCAGGCAAGTACGAGCAGCCGGCTCTTTCTCATCCCATCCCTAGATCAGCCATGAGACGCCCCCGTTCGCCGATGAATCTGACGCCGTCCGCCTCCCCGTTGCGGTTGTCCCACCGGCAGTCGCCCCGCGTAAGATGAACCCAGCCGCCCGGTGGCCAGCATTCCGGTGTGTAAATTTTTTCTTCCATGTATTGGTATTGGGAATGAATTTTGCTATCAGTGTATCATTCTTCTAGAGACTTGGCAttggcaatggcaatggcaatggcaatggcgGTATTGAGACTCATAATTACAAAAGTATTGCTGTCACCTCATGCCACGTCAGTAATGTTAATGTTGGTGACATATTTGTTCCCACTATAATTGTTTAGtgaaatacatattttaatttttatatttgtatgttttttttatttaaatatttaatttttttattattttaaagacatttctgaattatataattttgagttagttatatttttaatttttttgttattttaattatatttataaattcattgttattaattaatttatcaaagtGTTTtagagtgtaattaaaataataaaaaaaattaagaatataattgaCTCAAATTTATAAGTTTAGGTATttttaaagtaataaaaaaatatataactacaagaattaaaatatatattttgtcataattatttatgtaataATAGATTAAGTCATTGATATTGGTTATGATGCTAGCTTACAAATTTGTATTATaggataataaattaataattcattacTGTTTAAATTATATGGATACTAAATTTCTAATTAAgatgattttaaaataattaaaaagcatgaatcactaattaaatgctcaagttttgttaaaaataaaaaaaccctaaaatgtTCAAATGCAATAGATCCAAATGATTTGATATAAAatctttaatataataatttacccAACTTAGGctttagaaaacaaaataagaagtGCTGTCCCATGTGCTCATCCCTAAACCCTATTTCAAAGTTATTGAAAATGGGCTGAGTAAAGGGGAAATTCCTTGCCCACAAATAGTTTTTATAAATTgaggtgatatatatatatatatatattattaattttaaataaaattattacaaattttgcgtgttaaatcattttttaaaaattatttatggaaGTTAATGGTGGATGCAACCAACACATGGCCTTGAAAAAAggttaaaaagtatatttatgtttttaaatttttctctttttttttgtgaaattttattttttttgtaatttcaaatgtgctcttgaattttttgtggttctaaatatatttttgaactaTACAAAATCACTTAGTTAAATATCTTATCAAAAAGTAATATGCATGCACATTAACGAGACAGTTTTTCAATATCTCCTCAATTCCTACTCTCTCTCCAATTACGTCTTTTTTATTGTACCTCCTCTATTTTTAGCATCTTTTACATCTCCTCTAATTGGGTTATGTAGACTAATTGGGTTGAACCAATCATTAATGTGCTTGAGTTAATGATCATCCCACCATTTGAGAAGGATCGAAGATAGAGATAGTTTGGGAATAAcatttcttacaaaaaaaacgTAGTCAAAAGAGATGCAGGAGACACCATAGAAAAATGAGACATagctagagagagagggggagatgttggaaagagaaaaagagtcGAGAAAATGtcgaagaaagagagagaaagggggggaaTTGAGGAGATGtcgaagaaagagagaagaggaagTTGAAAAGACACCAAAAAATTGTCACATCAACGCTTATGCGAATCACTTgttaatttgatatttaaatgagtgattttaTGTCGctcaaaaacatatttaaaaccacggaaaaaattagaatttcataaaaaaaaatacaaaaattcaagAGCATAGATATGCTTTTAGTTTAAGTTTAGaatcacaaaaaatttaaagtttcacaaaaaaaaaaagaatataaaaatgtaaagacataaatatatttttgactattaaaaaaaaaaaaaaagggactaAAAGATAAAGGTTCTTAGTGCCAAAGTAGTTAAAAGCCTCGTGATCCAAAAGGCGCACACACAAAGGAATCGAAGCCCACTCCCCCACTATTGGATATGGGCCTTCTCCCAATTTCCCATCTTCCATGATTTTGGTCATCTTCCTATATTTAGACTGATTAAAACGTAACACTTAAATTGTCACATAAATAAGTTTAAAAGTTTACtttatttctcaatcattatccTTTTTGTCTACctttgcttgcttgcttgctgcaTTCTTTTCTCAGTCTTTGGTCACTTTAGTTTTGATTTAAACATCAAAAAGCCCTTTTGAGCTTAGCCCTACACAGTTCTCACTATATATTCATCAAAGATCATTAGAAAAAACGTTCATTTTAAACACTATCCTGTTCCTGGTGACTCTGACAATCTGAACAAGTGGCGATCCATCAGACCCAATTTGGGGTGGATGTGGGTCTTTGCACCATCACcttattaaagaaaatatattttaaaattgcaagttctttatttatttattttttggtataaaaatcaaaattggttctttttattttttattttatcagcttgaccaatttaaaaatatatataattttcaccAAATTTGACTAATTTATACCCATCGCcaatcttttttcttaaatcgaattagtatataattaatttaatgaatccaattaatattataatcgAATCGATCTAAGTTGAATTTTGCTAAGCTCAAACTCGACTCGACAAACCAATTTTAAGACTTAGCTCAAGATCAATACGAACTCTAATGCCTCTTAGCAAAGATAGCACATAACAAGCGATAATAAAGTAGAGAAAAATGATTTACGATGGCGACGAAGGACAACAACTAGCTGTGGTTCAACCTCTTATTGAGGTTTGTAGTGACGAGGACAACATGTGCTTATTGTGGACAATGTCTATATTTGTCTCTTACCCTTGgcttattttctctttcaatcttctttactttttaagatttttaatttagacAATTATTTGTATGGtgtttagttaaatttaatttgttattttattttattaaatatttaatattatgttaaatgattaaattaatatatataataatttaaaatttgataaatttatgttaaaaaatatatttataaaattataaataaatatattaatatatttatgaataaatttattcgTAAACTTCTAATTAAGTATATTTACTAgcctttaattaaatatgttagTGAGATttaataagttaaaatttattgaattcatacttaacttatttataaattaaattcaaattcaattcatttattttattttaaagaacAAACTCAAAAAAACTTAATATTGGCCAGATTAATCCCATTTAAAGAGCCATGGGTTGGTAAATAAATAGCTGTGCATGTGAGAGTGGGTGAGGAAAGATATGGGGAGAAGTACAAGTGAGAtatcatgttatatatattggaATTTAAGTAATTATTATTAGTAGTGGTAGTAGTAATATATGGAGTGGAATTGAAGAATGGAATAAAAAGCTTGTCTTCACCAGAGGAAGCGaccaagaggaagaagaagaagaagaagagcacaCCTACCGCCACactgtatacatatatatatatatatatattgaaggtACACCTCACTAAAGCATGTGCTGACATGTTTGGCTCTGGCATTAGCCACCAACCTCCCTCCGACCTCCCCCACCGACTTGCCCCAGTGCGTCTACAGAGTACACGGTGTAGAATTCTTCTTGCAATGAATGCCATTGCCCAGAGAGAGATGGAACATCACTCCACTGCTAAAGTTACCTTGAAAAGATCACCACCCGTGAGGGTTCCACCGCCTTGAGGAAAGGCGTAGCAGAGTTCTCGAATCTCACGCGCCTCCGGAGCGTGATTTGGCGGTCCAGCCCGTGGTAAACGGTCAACGCTGAGATCCCGGGAGCGTAGCGTAGTGTTTGAATTCAGAGCGGCGTTGACCTCCATCAAGGAAGGGATGGGAAAAATCAACGGCTGTGGATGCAAGTGgcaagtttaaaaaaaaaaaaaaagagggttGCGAAGCGTGGGATCAAAGCTCCCCTCCCTCCATTTTATTTTGTGCATGGACAGCTGGACTCTCACCAGCTTGTGCATGGAATTGGAAAGTGAAGTGAGCTTTCTTTACTTACTTAATTATTACTTAATaacaaatctcaaaattattattaataagaaGTAGAATGAATGGTGGCCGCCCGCCAGTCCAACCGACGAAGGCCGGGGCAAGGCGTCAGCAGCCACCTTCCACTTCGTTTTCACATTCATGTAACGGAAGCTCTCTGCTTCATTGCTCCAGACAGTCGATTAAATGCATGACACATCTCTCGCTAGAACAAGCATTCAATTCCGGTTCTGCCCGAGAGGATCTCTGCTTTTGCAAGGAATTTAAAATTGAAGGCTACTTACTACTCTGTTTGAGACTTCGTGTTCCCGCAATATCTTCCCCAGAAAATGGAGATTTTCCGGCTAAATTTGCTGTTTTTCTTGCTTTCTCTCCTCGCTTTCCATGTCCTTCTTCCGGCTTCGACCGCCCAATTATCTGCCCCCGAAACCAGAATCCTTTTTCAGCTCCGGCAAATGCTCGAATACCCGCAAGGTCTTCAGGGATGGAATAACTGGACCAACTTCTGCTACTTGCCGCCGTCGCCCTCGCTGGCGGTCGTCTGCTCGGAAAATCACATTACTCAGTTAACCGTCGCCGGAGACAGAGTTTTCCAAAAACTGTCCGACAGATTCTCCATTGACTCGTTTTTCACTGTTTTGACGAAGCTCTCCAGGTTGGAAACGTTGTCTCTTGTTTCGTTAGGAATTTGGGGCCCGTTGCCGGAG is a window encoding:
- the LOC127788499 gene encoding probable serine/threonine-protein kinase PBL3, which gives rise to MGNCLDSSARVDAANSPNTNNGISKTTSKTGTYSARSSLTLISYSEKSAETLPTPRSEGEILSSSNAKPFSFNELRNATRNFRPDSLLGEGGFGYVFKGWIDEHTTAAAKPGSGIVVAVKKLKPEGFQGHKEWLTEVNYLGQLHHPNLVKLIGYCSEGDNRLLVYEFMPKGSLENHLFRRGPQPLPWATRMKVAIGAAKGLCFLHDAEEQVIYRDFKASNILLDADFNAKLSDFGLAKAGPTGDRTHVSTQVMGTHGYAAPEYVATGRLTAKSDVYSFGVVLLELLSGRRAVDKSKSGVEQNLVGWAKPYLDDKRKLFRIMDTKLGGQYPQKGAHGAATLALQCLCTEAKLRPRMSEVLARLEQLQAPKNAGKYEQPALSHPIPRSAMRRPRSPMNLTPSASPLRLSHRQSPRVR